A segment of the Catenuloplanes nepalensis genome:
TAGTAGGGAGAGGCCTCCATGACCACGGGCACGCGGGTCGTCGCCTCGCGTGGGCGGACGATGTCGGCCGCGATCCGGTCGCGGGCGCCGTCACCGTCGGAGTCCAGCGGCGACTCCACCCACACGGTCTCGCGGATCGCGGTCGCGAAGTCATACACCGGGATGGTCTCGGTGCCGCGCACGTGCCGGGGGCCGCCGGCGGACGCGGGCGAGACCGCTCCGAGCACGACGGTGAGCGCCGCCACCAGGACCGTCACGGATCTGCGTAACATGCGTTCTCCCTGTTCGAGGGCTGAGCTACGAGCATGTTAGTGCGTGTAAATACTTCCCCGCGTAAATTCTTCGGGCCTGTGCACAACTCGCTCCAGCAGCCCGTCGCGGTAGACGTCGCGCAGCCCGAGCGGCTTCAGGTGCACGTATCCGATGTGGCAGTCGCAGGCGTCATTGGGGCAGGTCCGGGGCCGTAGCGCGGCCCGCCACGTACCGTCGTAGAGGTTTCCTATGGAAGCGGCGACGAAGTGGCAGCGCCGCACCGTGCCGTCGCCGAGCACGGAGATCGCGGTCTCGCCCGCGTGGCAGGGCAGGCCGCGCGACGGATGCGGGCGCGCGCTGTCGCCGAAGCGCGGATCGAGTGCGGTCCACGCCGCCTCCTCGTCCGCGGTGTAGACGTGCCCGTCCGCCGCGTTCACCCACAGGTAGACGTGCGGTGCCAGCAGCGCGCGCAGCGCCCGCGCCTCGGCCAGGTGCTCCGGCAGCCCGACCACGCCGACCGAGTAGCGGACGCCGAGCGCGTCCAGCTCACGGCAGCGAGCCAGGAAGCGATCGCGGGTGACCTGCCCCGGGTGGTACGTGGTCCACAGTGCCGCGGTGTCCCGGTCCGCGTCCGCCAGCCAGCCGGTCCGGGCGGCCAGGTTGGTCTGGATCGCCACCCGGTCCACGTGCGGCAGGTGTGACAGGCGGGTGATCGTCTCCCGGTACCAGCTCCGGGTCAGCCCTTCGCCCCACGGCGTGAACAGCACGGACAGCCGCCGGTCCGTCGTCGCCGCCACCCAGTCCGCGAACCGGTGCAGTGCGGCCCGGTCCGCGCGCAGCAACTCCGGCGGATCGGCCCGCTTCGCGAACGGGCAGTAGGGACAGTCGTAGTTGCAGCTGGCCAGCGGCCCCCGGTAGAGCACGTAGAGCGGCCCGGGGATCGGGACCAGCGGCAGCAGTGTCGTCATCGCAGCGCGAACCCGTCCATCGCCGCGCGCACCTCCCCGGACACCAGCCACGGCCCGATCGCGTCCGACCAGGCCAGTCCCTCCGCGGTCAGCCGCTCCCGCCCCGGCTCCAGCCAGCCACGCTCCACCAGCGCTCCCAGCTGCGGGAAGTCGCCCACGTGCGACGTGCCGAACCGCGCCCGGTAGTCCGCCGCCGGCACCCCCTCCGCGCGCAGCAGCGACTTCAGCAGCCATCGCCGCCGCTGCTCGGCGGAGTCCAGCCGGTAGCCGAACTCCGCGAACCGGAAGTCGTCGTCCGGGCGGGCGAGGTAGTCGTCCAGCACCGCCCGCACCTCGCCCACGGTGACCGCGTAGTCGAACGAGTAGTGCAGCGACGTCGTGTACGACCGGGCACCGCATCCCAGCCCGACCATGCCGTCGTCCTGGCAGCAGTAGTCCGGCCCGTCGTCGGCCGGCACGTCCGCCCGCCGGAACTGCCGCATCGACAACTGTACGTAGCCGGCCTCGGTCAGCACCTCGACCGCCTGCCGGTAGAGCGCCATCCGCGCGGCGTCCCAGTCCGCCCGGGTCCGGGCCCGCCGCCCGAGCCCGGTCAGCGGCCGCACGTACAGCGGATACAGGTACAGCTCCTCCGGCCGCCAGGACAGCGCCGCGTCCAGGCTCTCCCGCCAGGTCGCGGCGGTCTGACCGTCGATGCCGTAGATCAGGTCGATGTTCAGCACCGGGACGGCCGCGTCCCGGATCGCACCCAGCGCGGCCTCCACCTCCACCCGCCGCTGTGGCCGCCCGGCCGCGCGCGCCTCCGCGTCCAGGAAGCTCTGCACGCCGATGCTGACCCGTGTGGTGCCGTGCCCGGCCAGCACGGCCAGCCGGTCCGGCGTGGCGGTCGCGGGCGACGTCTCCACGGACGTCGGCACCCCGCCCCAATCGCCGATGATCTCGAACAGCTCCAGGAGTTCCGGCGCGGTCAGGTAGGTGGGTGTCCCGCCGCCGATCGCCAGCCGGGCCACACCCGCCCGCTGCCCGAGCGCGTCCCGCACCGCGCGCGCCTGCGCGCGCAGCCGCCCCAGATAGGCCGTGACCTGGTCCGCCGCCGGGTTCGACCGGGTGAACAGGTTGCAGAAGCCGCAGCGCATCTCGCAGAACGGCACGTGCACGTAGCCGAAGAGAGCGTCCCGCCGCTCCCCCGCCCACACGTCCGCGAGCGACGGACGCGGCGTCAGACGGCGATAGGCGGTCTTGTGCGGGTACGCATACAGATACCCCTGGTACGGCGACTCGATCACAGCGTGAACTCCCCGTACGGCACGGTCCAGACGGCCTCGTGCGCCACCCGGTGCCCCACGTGCCCGTCCTCCCCGTACAGCGTGCCGTGATCGGAGCAGACGATCACCCGGCACGGCCGCCCCCGCCCGCCGGCCAGCGCGAAGACCCGGTCCAGTGCCCGGTCCGCGTATTCCAGCGCGGCCGCGTGGCTGTCCATCGTGTCCTCCGCCGCGCCCGGCAGGTAGTGCCGGTTCGGCTGGTGTATCGCCGCCACGTTGACGAACGTAAACAGCGGCTTCTCCGCCGGCAGCCCCGCGATGATCTCCGCGAGCCGGTCCGCCTGCGCGTCCACGCAGCCGGGCGCGGTCACGCCGAACGACGGCTCCCAGTGCGCCTCCGCGAACAGGCCGGGCAGCACTCGGCCGAGCGGCGCGCCCGGATTGAAGAAGCCCACGCCGCCCAGGCAGACCGTGTGATAGCCGGCGTCCGCGAGCGCCCCCGGCAGGTCCGCGGCGTCGAACACCCAGGTGTCCCGGCCGGTCGTCTCGCTGCCCGCGAACCGCGCCGCGAACGGCCGCCGATGCCGCCCCGGCGTGACCGGCGTGGGCAGGAACCCGGCGAAGAACGCGTGGTGCGCCGCGTAGGTGAAGCTGGCCGGCGTGTGCCGCCGCTCCCAGCCGCCCGGCAGCCGGCCGGCCAGGCCCGGCGTGCGCCCGGCCGCGTGCAGCCGCGCGGCCACGTCGAACCGCAGCGTGTCCAGCGTGACGAGAAGCAGGTCGTGGCCCGGGATCAGACCGCGCACAGCGCCGCCCGCAGCTGCGCGGTGTAGGTGTCCTCGCCCCGGTGCGACACGCCCGGCAGCAGGTCGCCGAACGCGTTGACCTCGGCCACCGCGTGCCTCCGCCAGCCCGCGTGAAACATCAGATCGACACCGGCCATCAGGGTACGCGGGAAGGCCGCGCCCACCCGGGCACACGTCTCCATGGCCGCGTCCCACGCCCGCTCACCGGCCCGCGCCCGGACCGTCGCCACGTCGCCGCGCGCGTTGCCGAGGTGCAGGTTCGTCAGCGGTGACCGGCTCGCCCGCACCACGACGTGCCGGGCCTCGCCCGCGATCACGACCACGCGCAGGTCGACCGTGCGCGCGCCGAGGCCCGCCTTCGGGAACCACCGCTCCACGTGCAGCCCGTCGGCGCCCAGCGCGTCGACGATCGCGGCGACGTCGGCCTCCCGCTCGTACCTCCGGAGGGTCAGGTTGTTGAAGAGGCGCCCGCCGGGGCCGCGCTCGACGCTGGTCACGGCCGCGACCCGGCCGTGCGCGGCGGTGAGCGCGAGCACGCCGGACGCGGACGAGCCGTGCGACGGCTTCACGAAGACCCGTGCCCAGCCGGCCGCCCGCATCGCGGCCCGGAGTCCGTCGTAGCCGGTGATGCCCGCCAGCGCGCCGGGCACCGGCACGCCGTGCTCCCGGAGCAGTGCGTGGCAGCGCGGCTTGTCGCTCATGGTGAGGATGTCGTCCGGCGCGCTGAGCAGCGTGCCGCCGCCGTCCTCGACCCGGCGCAGCGCCGCGCCCAGCCCCGCGTGCGCCGCCGCCGTCCCGGTGATCTCGCCGTGCTCCGCCTCCGTGACCGCGCCGCGCAGCAGCCGGCCGACTTGCGCGTCCTCGCCCGGCGAGTCGATCCGCACGCGCTCGCCCGGACCCGGGACCGGCCCGCCGGTGAGCACGTCACGCCACGCGTAGACCCGGGGCGGCGGCAGCCCCGCACCTGCCACCGCGTCCGCGAACATCGTCACCCGCCGGTTCCCCGGGTTGCCTATCACGGACAGCGTGGTCACTCGGAGACCTCGACGTAACGCCCCCAGTCGCCGCGCGGCTCCTGCCGGTCGGTGACGTCGACGCGCACACCGGGCAGCGCGTCGACCAGCCGCTGCGCCACCTGCGGGCTCATGAAGTGGTGGTGCAGGTCGAGCTCCTCCAGGTGATCGAGCGACCCGCCGCCGAGCAGCGACTCCGCGCCCTCGTCGCCCAGCGTGCCGAGCGACAGGTCCAGCACCCGCAGCCGGGGCAGCACCGCGGACTCCGCGACCGAGGCCGCGATCCGGTCCTGCATCTCGCTGTTGCGCAGGCCCAGCGCGGTCAGCCGCGGCCAGCGGGCATCGGCCTCGTCCAGCACCGGCCGCAGATCCTCGCCGACGACGTCCCCACCGTACGAGTCGACGCCGAGCCACAGGTTGAGGCGCTCCAGTGCCGGCAGCTCCAGCGCCAGCACCGACCGCAGCAGCTTCGCCGGGAGCCCACCGGACTGGATCTCCAGGTCGCGCAGCCCTTCGTGCCGCAGCGCCTCGGTGATCTGCAGGTCCTCGGTGCCGCGCACGACCAGCCGCTCCAGTGCCGGATAGGCTTTGAGCAGCGGCGCGACGTCCCGATGCCGGATCCAGGAGATCTCGCACTCCTCGAACGTCAGGTCGCCGAGGAACAGCGAGCGCAGCCCGGGCATGCGCGGTGCGAGCCGGACGAACAGGTCGATCGGCGGCGGCTCCTCGTAGGCCCCGCCCCACTGCCCGACCACCAGCGCGACCGGGCCGCCGTCACCGGCCCGCTCCAGCATCGCCTCCATCGCGGCCTCGAACTCGTCCGGCGCGGAGTCGTAATCCTCGATCTCGACGCGCCAGGCCACCGCGCCCGGATCATCCGGCCGGACATCGCTGCCGGCGGGCACCACCGGCAGCCCGGCGAAGGTGGTCACGTGCGAGTTGATGGTCATAGCGCTCCAGCCGCCGTTCCGATCCCTGCGATCGAACGGACGGTAGCAGCGCCGGCCGACACTTTTCCGCCTCTCCGGGCGGATCGGTCACGCTGTTCTCCTCGGGCCGGCCTCAGGCCCCAGGGTTCCGGCTCAGGGGCCGGGCCCCAGGACCTCGGGTCCCGGGCCTCAGGCGGGGCGCAGGCCGATCACCGGGCGGTGAGCCGGGAATCGCCGCCGGACCACCGGGCGCCACGAGGCCACCCGGCCCAGGGCCGCGACCGAGGCACGAGTACGGCGCCAGCGCCGGCGCGGTACCGGCAGGCGCGCCCACACGACCTTGCCGTCCGACCCCAGCAGCACGCCGCAGCGCGCCGCCGAACGCGCGACCAGGTCGAGTCCACGCCCGCGCACCGGCAGCCCCGGCTCCTCCGCGCCACCGCCGAACCGCGGCAGGTCCGTCGACCGGTCCGCGACCGCGATCCGCAGCTGCCGCCGGTAGTGACTGAGAGTCACGTCCACCGTGGTCCCGGCGTGCTGCACCGCGTTCGACACCAGCTCGGAGACGATCAGCTCGCCCGCCTCCAGCACCTCGCCGCCGAGCGCGTGCCGCTCGCAGAACGACCGGACCAGCGCGCGCGCCACCGAGGCACCGGAGATCTCCGGCTGCAACCGCACGTGCTCACGCACGGTGTGCGTGCGCCGCGAGGGAAGCGCGGTCAACGCCGCCGTCAGAGTCGAGAACATCTTCACCCTTCCCCTCAGTACGCGCCGGACCGCCACGTTCGGCGCCGACACCACCATCGTTATCCCCGGCCGCCGCGCGTTGCAGAACAGCACGGCCGCGTTGAGCAGCGACGCCAGCCGCTTCGACCGCCCGGCCCGCGCACAGTCCACGATCACGAACGGCGGGTGATGCGCGGTACACCGCACCAACGCCCGCCGCAGCCGCTCCGCCGACAGCAGGTCCGCCCGCTCTCCCAGCGTCACCACCAGCGCGCCACTCTCCACATGCGCCCGAACGCTGCCCACCACCGCGGCCCACCTCCCTACTACCAGCCCCAGCGCCCTACTTGTGCCCCCGCTCCCCCCTACTTACTCTCATCCGCCCTCACGAACTCTCATCCGCCCTCACGAAACTCTCAGCTGCTGGCCGCCACCGGTAAAAGAATGAGGCGCGGCCTTCCGGCCACGCCTCATCCGATCGGTATCACCGCGGCGGTCTCAGTTCCACATCCGCACGAAGGCGGTCCAAGCCTCCGGCGACACATTCAATACGTAACCGGACCGACGCTTACTGTCACGAATATCTACGGACTCCCCGTCCGTCCTCACCTCGACGCAGGCAACCTGCTCGCTCCGCGAGCTCGTTGTCCAGACATCTCGCCGCAGCCCGTTCCACTTCATGTTTCCCACGCACCCAATTCGTCGATGACCTTCGAGATCAGGCGCTCCGAATGCCGGCTCGACAGCGCATGGGACTTGAGCCAGTCCGCCATCTGGACATACGGGAGCGCCGAGCGGCCATCATATAGGGCAGACCGGGACAGATGTTCCTCATAGGCAACATTGCCACCCCCCGGCGCGCCCAGCACGACAAACGACGGGATGACTACCGATCCACCAGATGATCGAAATGGGAAGACCCTGATGTCCATTGAATCGAAACTCGCCAGAAGCGCACTCAACTGATCACGGTGAACGCTCACATCACCGACTACGCGACGCACCACCGATTCATCGATCACCGCGGAAAGCCGTGGCCGGCTCGCGCGCCGCAGAATCCCCTGCCGCGCCAATCGGACACGAATGAGCTGCTCCGCCTTTTCCGCCCCCACCGCCCATTTCGAGATGGGGCCATAGCTGACGAAAAGCGCCCGCATATAGGCCTCGGTCTGCAGTAACCCGGGAACCGCTCTCTCCTGGTATTCGAATATCCGCTCGGCGGAGTCCTCCAGTCCGATGTAGACGGAATAGTTCTCGCCCACGACATCGCGGTACGCACTCCACCATGCCTTCTGCCTGCCTTCGATCGCCAGACGCTCCAGGTAGGCTCGGCGCGAATGGTTCGCCACGCCGTAGACGTCCAGCAAATCGCTCAGTTCGCGGGTCCGGATCCGAATCTTTCCACCCTCGATCCGGCTCACCCAAGAACCGGACCGGTCGAGGGCCCCTCCGACCTCCTCCGCGGTCATGCCGCGCCGAACCCGCAGCTCTCGCAGTTCGGATCCCAATGCATGACGGCGCAACTGCGGATTGCCACCCGGCAGATCGCCACCTTCCACTCCGCCGGCCATCAGACCACCACCTCGCATTAAAGATGTTGAAAAACGCGGGCGTGAATGGGTCGAATGAAAACTTGCACGTGCGAGTTGCGCCTGCGACTTTTATATCGAGACACCTTACTGGATCTTTGCGACGCGCAGTAGGGGGACTTCGCTACGCGTCACGCCGGGGAGGACCCTATGGGCCAGCACGAGCCCGCCGAACAACCTGCGGTCGTTCAAGAAGGGGACGTGATCATGCCCGACAGAGGGCTGTTCATTCCGCCGACACCTGTCGTCAGGGACGCGGCGCCGCAGTCCGGACTGATCGAATTCCTGGACAACAGATGGCGATTCGCGGAGACCAGTGACGCCAACGCCAAGCGGGCGCTGCTACTGCTCGCCGGTGCTCTCGTCTCGATCGCCCTCACCCTCGGCCTCCTCCTCACCCTGCTCACCGGTGTCGGGATGTTGCTGGCCGCGCTCGCCGGGCATCTGCCCCCGGCGGTGCTGGCGCTGGTGCCGCTGCTGGGGGGCGGGGACCGGGGTGGTGGCGGTGAACGTCTACCGGCGGAGGCCGTAAGGCACGGCACGTTGTCAACCGTGGAGGGCCGGAGTACGTAAGGATGAAACGACAGACAACGGCTACACGGGTAGGTCGAGCTCATGGGTGAAACGGTCACGGGCACGTCGCAGTGGCAGGCGCTGCAGGCGCATGCGGAGAAGATCCGCCAGTCGCATCTGCGCGACCTCTTCGCCGGCGACCCCGGTCGCGGGCAGCGGCTGACCGGGCAGGCGGCGGATCTCTACGTCGATTACAGCAAGAACCTCGTCACGGACGAGACGCTCGACCTGTTGCGCGGTCTCGCGCGGCAGCAGGACCTGGAGGGCAAGATCGCGGCGATGTTCCGCGGTGATCACATCAACACCTCCGAGGATCGTGCGGTGCTGCACACCGCGTTGCGGCTGCCGCGCGACGCGCAGCTGACCGTGGACGGTCAGGACGTGGTCGCGGACGTGCACGCCACGCTGGACAAGATGGCCGCTTTCGCCGAGAAGGTGCGAAGCGGCGAATGGCGCGGCGCCACCGGCCAGAAGATCACCACGATCGTCAACATCGGCATCGGCGGCTCCGACCTCGGCCCGGTCATGGCGTACGAGGCGCTCGGCGACTACCGGGACGCCGGCATCACGGCCCGGTTCGTGTCCAACATCGACCCGACCGACCTGGCGGTGAAGACGCAGGACCTGGACCCGGCGTCGACGCTGTTCGTGGTGGTGTCGAAGACGTTCGGCACGCAGGAGACGCTGACCAACGCGCGCGAGGCCCGCACCTGGCTGCTCGGCAAGCTGGGCGTGGACGACAGCGCGGTCGCGAAGCACTTCGTGGCGGTCTCCACGAACGAGAAGCGGGTCGTCGACTTCGGCATCGACCCGGCGAACATGTTCG
Coding sequences within it:
- a CDS encoding STM4013/SEN3800 family hydrolase; translation: MRGLIPGHDLLLVTLDTLRFDVAARLHAAGRTPGLAGRLPGGWERRHTPASFTYAAHHAFFAGFLPTPVTPGRHRRPFAARFAGSETTGRDTWVFDAADLPGALADAGYHTVCLGGVGFFNPGAPLGRVLPGLFAEAHWEPSFGVTAPGCVDAQADRLAEIIAGLPAEKPLFTFVNVAAIHQPNRHYLPGAAEDTMDSHAAALEYADRALDRVFALAGGRGRPCRVIVCSDHGTLYGEDGHVGHRVAHEAVWTVPYGEFTL
- a CDS encoding ATP-binding protein, yielding MVGSVRAHVESGALVVTLGERADLLSAERLRRALVRCTAHHPPFVIVDCARAGRSKRLASLLNAAVLFCNARRPGITMVVSAPNVAVRRVLRGRVKMFSTLTAALTALPSRRTHTVREHVRLQPEISGASVARALVRSFCERHALGGEVLEAGELIVSELVSNAVQHAGTTVDVTLSHYRRQLRIAVADRSTDLPRFGGGAEEPGLPVRGRGLDLVARSAARCGVLLGSDGKVVWARLPVPRRRWRRTRASVAALGRVASWRPVVRRRFPAHRPVIGLRPA
- a CDS encoding STM4011 family radical SAM protein, which codes for MTTLLPLVPIPGPLYVLYRGPLASCNYDCPYCPFAKRADPPELLRADRAALHRFADWVAATTDRRLSVLFTPWGEGLTRSWYRETITRLSHLPHVDRVAIQTNLAARTGWLADADRDTAALWTTYHPGQVTRDRFLARCRELDALGVRYSVGVVGLPEHLAEARALRALLAPHVYLWVNAADGHVYTADEEAAWTALDPRFGDSARPHPSRGLPCHAGETAISVLGDGTVRRCHFVAASIGNLYDGTWRAALRPRTCPNDACDCHIGYVHLKPLGLRDVYRDGLLERVVHRPEEFTRGSIYTH
- a CDS encoding STM4014 family protein, whose protein sequence is MTTLSVIGNPGNRRVTMFADAVAGAGLPPPRVYAWRDVLTGGPVPGPGERVRIDSPGEDAQVGRLLRGAVTEAEHGEITGTAAAHAGLGAALRRVEDGGGTLLSAPDDILTMSDKPRCHALLREHGVPVPGALAGITGYDGLRAAMRAAGWARVFVKPSHGSSASGVLALTAAHGRVAAVTSVERGPGGRLFNNLTLRRYEREADVAAIVDALGADGLHVERWFPKAGLGARTVDLRVVVIAGEARHVVVRASRSPLTNLHLGNARGDVATVRARAGERAWDAAMETCARVGAAFPRTLMAGVDLMFHAGWRRHAVAEVNAFGDLLPGVSHRGEDTYTAQLRAALCAV
- a CDS encoding STM4012 family radical SAM protein; this encodes MIESPYQGYLYAYPHKTAYRRLTPRPSLADVWAGERRDALFGYVHVPFCEMRCGFCNLFTRSNPAADQVTAYLGRLRAQARAVRDALGQRAGVARLAIGGGTPTYLTAPELLELFEIIGDWGGVPTSVETSPATATPDRLAVLAGHGTTRVSIGVQSFLDAEARAAGRPQRRVEVEAALGAIRDAAVPVLNIDLIYGIDGQTAATWRESLDAALSWRPEELYLYPLYVRPLTGLGRRARTRADWDAARMALYRQAVEVLTEAGYVQLSMRQFRRADVPADDGPDYCCQDDGMVGLGCGARSYTTSLHYSFDYAVTVGEVRAVLDDYLARPDDDFRFAEFGYRLDSAEQRRRWLLKSLLRAEGVPAADYRARFGTSHVGDFPQLGALVERGWLEPGRERLTAEGLAWSDAIGPWLVSGEVRAAMDGFALR
- a CDS encoding STM4015 family protein, which produces MTINSHVTTFAGLPVVPAGSDVRPDDPGAVAWRVEIEDYDSAPDEFEAAMEAMLERAGDGGPVALVVGQWGGAYEEPPPIDLFVRLAPRMPGLRSLFLGDLTFEECEISWIRHRDVAPLLKAYPALERLVVRGTEDLQITEALRHEGLRDLEIQSGGLPAKLLRSVLALELPALERLNLWLGVDSYGGDVVGEDLRPVLDEADARWPRLTALGLRNSEMQDRIAASVAESAVLPRLRVLDLSLGTLGDEGAESLLGGGSLDHLEELDLHHHFMSPQVAQRLVDALPGVRVDVTDRQEPRGDWGRYVEVSE
- a CDS encoding helix-turn-helix domain-containing protein yields the protein MAGGVEGGDLPGGNPQLRRHALGSELRELRVRRGMTAEEVGGALDRSGSWVSRIEGGKIRIRTRELSDLLDVYGVANHSRRAYLERLAIEGRQKAWWSAYRDVVGENYSVYIGLEDSAERIFEYQERAVPGLLQTEAYMRALFVSYGPISKWAVGAEKAEQLIRVRLARQGILRRASRPRLSAVIDESVVRRVVGDVSVHRDQLSALLASFDSMDIRVFPFRSSGGSVVIPSFVVLGAPGGGNVAYEEHLSRSALYDGRSALPYVQMADWLKSHALSSRHSERLISKVIDELGAWET
- a CDS encoding DUF397 domain-containing protein gives rise to the protein MKWNGLRRDVWTTSSRSEQVACVEVRTDGESVDIRDSKRRSGYVLNVSPEAWTAFVRMWN